One genomic region from Paracoccus pantotrophus encodes:
- a CDS encoding SDR family oxidoreductase: protein MTRMLVFGHGYSAGFLTPLLLAEGWQVTGTTRSDTDRVAQAGAQPLRWPGQEDAVRKTIAQADAILVSVGPDRGADPVLAAFGAEIAAGRPRWLGYLSTTGVYGDRDGGWVDEDTPCTPSTRRGRERVAAEQDWQQLAAEHGLPLHIFRLAGIYGPGRGPFAKVREGTARRIVKPGQVFSRIHAEDIAQVLLASIRAPRPGAIYNVCDDDPAPPEAVIGHAAKLLGLPLPPAEDYANAEMTPMARSFYAENKRVSNDRIKRELGVTLRYPDYCAGLAALARAEGTEA from the coding sequence ATGACGAGGATGCTGGTTTTCGGCCACGGCTATTCCGCCGGCTTCCTGACCCCCCTGCTGCTGGCCGAGGGCTGGCAGGTCACCGGCACCACCCGCAGCGACACCGATCGCGTGGCGCAGGCCGGGGCCCAGCCGCTGCGCTGGCCGGGGCAAGAGGATGCCGTGCGCAAGACCATCGCCCAGGCCGACGCGATCCTGGTCTCGGTCGGGCCGGACCGGGGCGCGGACCCGGTGCTGGCAGCCTTCGGCGCCGAGATCGCCGCCGGCCGCCCACGCTGGCTGGGCTATCTCTCGACCACCGGCGTCTATGGCGACCGCGACGGCGGCTGGGTGGACGAGGACACGCCCTGCACCCCCTCGACCCGGCGCGGGCGCGAGCGGGTCGCGGCCGAGCAGGACTGGCAGCAGCTCGCCGCCGAACACGGCCTGCCGCTGCACATCTTCCGCCTGGCCGGCATCTATGGGCCGGGGCGCGGCCCCTTTGCCAAGGTGCGCGAGGGCACGGCGCGGCGCATCGTCAAGCCCGGCCAGGTCTTCTCGCGCATCCATGCCGAGGACATCGCCCAGGTGTTGCTGGCCTCGATCCGCGCGCCGCGGCCGGGCGCGATCTACAATGTCTGCGACGACGACCCGGCCCCGCCCGAGGCAGTGATCGGCCACGCCGCCAAACTGCTGGGCCTGCCCCTGCCGCCCGCCGAGGATTACGCGAACGCCGAGATGACGCCCATGGCGCGCAGCTTCTATGCCGAGAACAAGCGCGTCTCGAACGACCGCATCAAGCGCGAGTTGGGCGTGACCTTGCGCTATCCCGACTATTGCGCCGGGTTGGCCGCGCTGGCCCGCGCCGAGGGAACCGAGGCTTAG
- a CDS encoding COG3650 family protein, with amino-acid sequence MLRILLTGLALAAPLAVQAQDYLPHLFDVTVVETWDKLNVREAPHGQAKIIGRLASTAKGVELLDRDASGKWGLVNVGETTGWVALRFLKPQATVWKPAELPLALHCSGTEPFWSVKTVQKGLVFSEPDAPERQLSLRKVMDRGIEGEPTRGIIAGDGKGRLTAFLRPEQCSDGMSDRGYALAVAVILDGQEQPSRMLTGCCSIAP; translated from the coding sequence ATGCTGCGTATCCTTCTGACCGGCCTCGCCCTTGCCGCGCCTCTTGCGGTGCAGGCGCAGGATTATCTGCCGCACCTGTTCGACGTCACCGTCGTCGAGACCTGGGACAAGCTGAACGTGCGCGAGGCACCGCACGGGCAGGCCAAGATCATCGGCCGGCTCGCCTCGACCGCCAAGGGGGTCGAGCTGCTGGACCGCGACGCCTCGGGCAAGTGGGGCCTCGTAAACGTGGGCGAGACGACGGGCTGGGTGGCGTTGCGCTTTCTCAAGCCGCAGGCGACGGTCTGGAAGCCCGCCGAACTGCCGCTGGCGCTGCATTGCAGCGGAACCGAGCCCTTCTGGTCGGTCAAGACGGTGCAGAAGGGGTTGGTCTTCAGCGAACCCGATGCGCCCGAGCGCCAGCTTTCGCTGCGCAAGGTCATGGATCGCGGCATCGAGGGCGAACCCACGCGCGGCATCATCGCCGGCGACGGCAAGGGCCGGCTTACGGCCTTCCTGCGGCCCGAACAATGCTCGGACGGCATGTCGGACCGCGGCTATGCCTTGGCCGTCGCGGTGATTCTGGACGGGCAGGAGCAGCCGTCGCGCATGCTGACGGGCTGCTGCTCGATTGCGCCCTAA
- the dxs gene encoding 1-deoxy-D-xylulose-5-phosphate synthase — translation MTDETSHRPATPILDRVHLPSDLKDLTDRELRQLADELRAETVSAVSVTGGHLGAGLGVVELTVALHAVFDAPRDKIIWDVGHQCYPHKILTGRRDRIRTLRMEGGLSGFTKRSESAYDPFGAGHSSTSISAALGFAMARELGGDPGDAVAVIGDGAMSAGMAFEALNNAGDLGKRLFVVLNDNEMSIAPPTGALSRYLTRLYAEGPFQDLKAVAKGAVGFLPPSLQEGARRAKEMLKGMTVGGTLFEELGFSYIGPVDGHDLDQLLPLLRTVKARATGPVLLHVVTRKGKGYGPAERAADKGHATAKFDVHTGAQAKAKSNAPSYTSVFARALVDQASRDARIVAVTAAMPDGTGLNLFAERFPRRCFDVGIAEQHAVTFSAGLAAGGMKPFCALYSTFLQRGYDQVVHDVAIQRLPVRFAIDRAGLVGADGATHAGAYDIAFLANLPGMVVMAAADEAELVHMVATAAAHDEGPIAFRYPRGEGTGVEMPERGEVLEIGKGRVVAEGKRVAILSFGTRLAEVMRAREALLARGITPTVVDARFAKPLDRNLILRLARTHEALITIEEGAVGGFGSLVAQLLSDEGVFDGGLRFRQMVLPDTFIDHASPEAMYRCARMSAPDIEAKVLDVLGVALAKRA, via the coding sequence ATGACCGATGAAACTTCCCACCGCCCCGCGACGCCGATCCTGGACCGGGTTCACCTGCCGTCCGACCTCAAGGATCTGACCGATCGCGAGCTGCGGCAGCTTGCCGACGAGCTGCGGGCCGAGACGGTCAGCGCCGTTTCCGTCACCGGCGGCCATCTGGGCGCCGGGCTGGGCGTGGTCGAACTGACCGTGGCGCTGCACGCGGTCTTTGACGCACCGCGCGACAAGATCATCTGGGACGTGGGCCATCAATGCTATCCGCACAAGATCCTGACCGGGCGCCGCGACCGCATCCGCACCCTGCGGATGGAGGGCGGGCTTTCCGGTTTCACCAAGCGTTCGGAAAGTGCCTATGACCCGTTCGGCGCCGGGCACAGCTCGACCTCGATCAGCGCGGCGCTGGGCTTTGCCATGGCGCGCGAACTGGGCGGCGATCCGGGCGATGCCGTCGCGGTGATCGGCGACGGCGCGATGAGCGCGGGCATGGCCTTCGAGGCGCTGAACAATGCCGGCGACCTGGGCAAGCGGCTGTTCGTGGTCTTGAACGACAACGAGATGTCCATCGCGCCGCCCACCGGGGCGCTGTCGCGCTATCTGACCCGGCTTTACGCCGAGGGGCCGTTCCAGGATCTCAAGGCCGTCGCCAAGGGCGCGGTCGGCTTCCTGCCGCCCAGCCTGCAAGAGGGGGCGCGGCGGGCCAAGGAGATGCTCAAGGGCATGACCGTCGGCGGCACGCTGTTCGAGGAACTGGGGTTTTCCTATATCGGCCCGGTCGATGGCCACGACCTCGACCAGCTTCTGCCGCTTCTGCGCACGGTCAAGGCGCGGGCGACGGGGCCGGTGCTGCTGCATGTCGTGACCCGCAAGGGCAAGGGCTACGGCCCGGCCGAGCGCGCCGCCGACAAGGGCCATGCCACGGCGAAATTCGACGTTCACACCGGCGCGCAGGCCAAGGCGAAATCGAACGCACCCAGCTATACCTCGGTCTTTGCCCGTGCGCTGGTCGATCAGGCCAGCCGCGACGCCCGCATTGTCGCCGTCACCGCCGCCATGCCGGACGGCACCGGGCTGAATCTGTTCGCCGAGCGTTTTCCGCGCCGCTGCTTCGACGTGGGCATTGCCGAGCAGCATGCCGTGACCTTCTCGGCGGGGCTGGCGGCGGGGGGGATGAAGCCGTTCTGCGCGCTTTATTCGACCTTCCTGCAGCGCGGCTACGACCAGGTGGTGCATGACGTGGCGATCCAGCGCCTGCCGGTGCGCTTTGCCATCGACCGCGCCGGTCTGGTCGGTGCCGATGGCGCCACCCATGCCGGCGCCTATGACATCGCCTTCCTCGCGAACCTGCCCGGCATGGTGGTCATGGCCGCCGCGGATGAGGCGGAACTGGTCCATATGGTCGCCACCGCGGCGGCTCATGACGAAGGCCCCATCGCCTTCCGCTATCCGCGCGGCGAGGGCACCGGCGTCGAGATGCCCGAACGCGGCGAGGTGCTGGAAATCGGCAAGGGCCGGGTCGTGGCCGAGGGCAAGCGCGTCGCCATCCTGTCCTTCGGCACCCGGCTGGCCGAGGTCATGCGGGCGCGCGAGGCGCTGCTGGCGCGCGGGATCACGCCCACGGTGGTCGATGCCCGCTTTGCCAAGCCGCTGGACCGCAACCTGATCCTGCGCCTGGCCCGCACGCATGAGGCGCTGATCACCATCGAGGAGGGCGCGGTCGGCGGCTTCGGCAGCCTGGTCGCGCAGCTTCTGTCGGACGAGGGCGTCTTCGACGGCGGGCTGCGTTTCCGCCAGATGGTGTTGCCCGATACATTCATCGACCATGCCAGCCCCGAGGCCATGTATCGCTGCGCCCGCATGTCCGCCCCCGACATCGAGGCCAAGGTGCTGGACGTCCTGGGCGTGGCGCTGGCGAAACGTGCCTGA
- a CDS encoding polyprenyl synthetase family protein — MRDRLAEVKAQVQAALDEVMAGLPEGELTDAMRYACTGGKRIRAFLVMESARLFGLPDAASLPVAAAVEALHAYSLVHDDLPSMDDDDLRRGLPTVHVQWSEATAILAGDALQSLAFGLLTEPLVGPPEARLALVCGLSDAAGGRGMVWGQALDIAAETAAEPLDLAAITRLQQAKTGALIQFAATAGAVMAGEDPGPLAEYARNLGLAFQIQDDILDVTGTEAETGKRTGKDGAANKATFVSLLGLEGARDKARALVRDAEAALDAYGEGAGNLRQLARFVIERDA; from the coding sequence ATGCGGGACCGCCTTGCCGAGGTGAAGGCGCAGGTCCAGGCCGCGCTGGACGAGGTCATGGCCGGCCTGCCCGAGGGCGAGCTGACCGATGCCATGCGCTATGCCTGCACCGGCGGCAAGCGCATCCGCGCCTTCCTGGTCATGGAATCGGCGCGGCTGTTCGGCTTGCCCGACGCAGCATCGCTGCCGGTCGCGGCGGCGGTCGAGGCGCTGCATGCCTATAGCCTGGTCCATGACGATCTGCCCTCGATGGACGACGACGACCTGCGCCGCGGCCTGCCCACCGTGCATGTGCAATGGTCCGAGGCCACCGCCATCCTGGCCGGCGACGCGCTGCAAAGCCTGGCTTTTGGCCTTTTGACCGAGCCGCTGGTCGGCCCGCCCGAGGCGCGGCTGGCGTTGGTGTGCGGCCTGTCCGATGCGGCGGGCGGGCGCGGCATGGTCTGGGGCCAGGCGCTGGACATCGCCGCCGAGACCGCCGCCGAGCCCTTGGACCTTGCCGCCATCACCCGGCTGCAGCAGGCCAAGACCGGGGCGCTGATCCAGTTCGCCGCCACCGCCGGCGCGGTCATGGCGGGCGAGGATCCCGGCCCGCTGGCGGAATATGCCCGCAACCTGGGCCTGGCCTTCCAGATCCAGGACGACATTCTCGACGTGACCGGCACCGAGGCCGAGACGGGCAAGCGCACCGGCAAGGACGGCGCCGCCAACAAGGCGACCTTCGTCTCGCTGCTGGGGCTGGAGGGCGCGCGGGACAAGGCGCGCGCGCTGGTCCGAGATGCCGAAGCCGCCCTTGATGCCTATGGCGAGGGCGCAGGAAACTTGCGGCAGCTCGCGCGTTTCGTTATCGAACGCGACGCCTGA
- a CDS encoding exodeoxyribonuclease VII small subunit produces the protein MTGTEIENMSFEEAMKELEATVGRLEHGEATLEESIKLYERGAALRAHCDKRLREAEERVEKITLAANGQPDGTVPAEGL, from the coding sequence GTGACCGGGACCGAGATCGAGAACATGTCCTTCGAGGAGGCGATGAAAGAGCTGGAGGCGACGGTCGGCCGTCTGGAGCATGGCGAGGCCACGCTGGAGGAATCGATCAAGCTCTACGAGCGCGGTGCGGCCCTGCGGGCGCATTGCGACAAGCGCCTGCGCGAGGCCGAGGAGCGGGTGGAAAAGATCACTTTGGCGGCCAACGGCCAGCCCGACGGGACCGTTCCGGCCGAGGGGCTGTGA
- a CDS encoding histone deacetylase family protein, translating into MTLLYTHPSGFSHVTPPSHPEQVARLDAVLAALEGMDLERREAPEAAERDILRAHPAGYLALLRRKLPAEGWSMLDSDTYLAPGSLEAARHAAGGACAAVDAVLAGEAPNAFVAMRPPGHHAERMKAMGFCILSSVAIAALRALDHHGLDRVAVLDFDVHHGNGTQDVLWDEKRAFFASTHQVPLYPGTGAASERGAHGQIVNMPLAPGSGGDEARAAWRAICDRVAAWRPQLVLVSAGFDAHADDPLAALMWREADFTAITRMICDTAAGCSAPVVSALEGGYDLAALGRSARAHVDVLRETAA; encoded by the coding sequence ATGACCTTGCTTTATACGCATCCCTCGGGCTTTTCGCATGTGACGCCGCCCAGCCATCCCGAGCAGGTGGCCCGGCTGGATGCCGTGTTGGCCGCGCTGGAGGGGATGGACCTGGAGCGGCGCGAGGCGCCCGAGGCGGCGGAGAGGGACATCCTGCGCGCCCATCCGGCCGGGTACCTGGCGCTTTTGCGGCGGAAGCTGCCGGCCGAGGGCTGGAGCATGCTCGATTCGGACACTTATCTGGCGCCGGGCAGCCTGGAGGCGGCGCGCCATGCCGCCGGCGGGGCCTGCGCCGCCGTGGATGCGGTGCTGGCGGGCGAGGCGCCCAATGCCTTCGTCGCCATGCGCCCGCCGGGCCATCATGCCGAGCGCATGAAGGCCATGGGGTTCTGCATCCTGTCCTCGGTCGCCATCGCCGCCCTGCGGGCGCTGGACCATCACGGGCTGGACCGGGTGGCGGTGCTGGATTTCGACGTGCATCACGGCAACGGCACCCAGGACGTGCTGTGGGACGAGAAGCGGGCGTTCTTCGCCTCGACCCACCAGGTGCCGCTTTATCCCGGCACCGGCGCGGCCTCGGAGCGGGGTGCGCATGGCCAGATCGTCAACATGCCGCTGGCGCCGGGCAGCGGCGGGGACGAGGCGCGCGCGGCCTGGCGGGCGATCTGCGACCGGGTCGCGGCCTGGCGGCCGCAGCTGGTGCTGGTCTCGGCCGGGTTCGACGCCCATGCCGACGACCCCCTTGCCGCGCTGATGTGGCGCGAGGCGGATTTCACCGCCATCACCCGGATGATCTGCGACACGGCGGCGGGGTGTTCGGCCCCGGTGGTATCGGCGCTGGAAGGCGGTTATGATCTGGCCGCTCTGGGCCGCTCGGCGCGCGCCCATGTCGATGTGCTGAGGGAGACTGCCGCGTGA
- the mtaB gene encoding tRNA (N(6)-L-threonylcarbamoyladenosine(37)-C(2))-methylthiotransferase MtaB, protein MKPPVFATLGCRLNAYETEAMREMAEAAGLQGAVIVNTCAVTAEAVRKARQEIRRLARENPGAPVIVTGCAAQTEPETFAAMAEVSRVIGNHEKMQPATWAAMQAPDLIGETERVQVDDIMSVRETAGHLIDGFGRHRAYVQVQNGCDHRCTFCIIPYGRGNSRSVPAGVVVDQIKRLRDRGFNEVVLTGVDLTSWGADLPGQPRLGDLVMRILRLVPDLPRLRISSIDSIEADENLMLAIATEPRLMPHLHLSLQAGDDMILKRMKRRHLRDDAIRFCEAARKLRPGIVFGADIIAGFPTETEAMFENSLKLVEDCGLTFLHVFPYSARKGTPAARMPRVPGPAIRERAARLRAAGDAALARHLEAELGALRMVLTEGPRLGRTEHFTEVAFDRDMPEGTLVELRIAGHDGQRLRA, encoded by the coding sequence CTGAAGCCCCCGGTTTTCGCCACCCTCGGCTGCCGGCTGAACGCCTATGAGACCGAGGCCATGCGCGAGATGGCCGAGGCCGCCGGGCTGCAGGGCGCGGTGATCGTGAACACCTGTGCGGTGACGGCCGAGGCGGTGCGCAAGGCCCGGCAGGAGATCCGCCGGCTGGCGCGCGAGAACCCCGGCGCCCCGGTCATCGTCACCGGCTGCGCCGCCCAGACCGAGCCCGAGACCTTCGCCGCCATGGCCGAGGTCAGCCGCGTCATCGGCAACCACGAAAAGATGCAGCCGGCAACCTGGGCCGCGATGCAGGCCCCCGACCTGATCGGCGAGACCGAGCGGGTGCAGGTCGACGACATCATGTCGGTGCGCGAGACGGCGGGCCACCTGATCGACGGCTTCGGCCGGCATCGGGCCTATGTGCAGGTGCAGAACGGCTGCGATCATCGCTGCACCTTCTGCATCATTCCTTACGGCAGGGGCAATTCGCGCTCGGTGCCGGCGGGGGTGGTGGTGGACCAGATCAAGCGGCTGCGGGATCGCGGCTTCAACGAGGTGGTGCTGACCGGGGTGGACCTGACCTCGTGGGGCGCCGATCTGCCGGGGCAGCCGCGGCTGGGCGATCTGGTCATGCGTATCCTGCGGCTGGTGCCGGATCTGCCGCGGCTGCGCATCAGCTCGATCGATTCGATCGAGGCGGACGAAAACCTGATGCTGGCCATCGCCACCGAGCCGCGGCTGATGCCGCATCTGCACCTGTCGCTGCAGGCCGGCGACGACATGATCCTGAAGCGGATGAAGCGCCGCCACCTGCGCGACGACGCCATCCGTTTCTGCGAGGCGGCGCGCAAGCTGCGGCCCGGCATCGTCTTCGGCGCCGACATCATCGCCGGCTTCCCGACCGAGACCGAGGCGATGTTTGAAAACAGCCTGAAGCTGGTCGAGGATTGCGGGCTGACCTTCCTGCATGTGTTTCCCTATTCGGCGCGGAAGGGCACGCCGGCGGCGCGGATGCCGCGCGTGCCCGGCCCGGCGATCAGGGAGCGCGCGGCGCGGCTGCGGGCGGCGGGCGATGCGGCGCTGGCCCGGCATCTTGAGGCCGAGCTCGGCGCGCTGCGCATGGTGCTGACCGAGGGGCCGCGGCTGGGCCGGACGGAGCATTTCACCGAGGTCGCCTTCGACCGCGACATGCCCGAGGGCACGCTGGTGGAGCTGCGCATCGCCGGCCATGACGGGCAGCGGCTGAGGGCCTGA
- the dapF gene encoding diaminopimelate epimerase — MEHQQNPGQSVPLPFMKMHGLGNDFVVIDSRRSGALPDAATVAAIADRHRGVGFDQMAVILPGENADARLVFFNADGSVSAACGNATRCVARFLMDESGASALRLATDHAVLAAEDAGDRLTRVNMGAPVLGWAGIPLAEDVDTLHLPIPGDPVATGMGNPHMTFFVPDVAAVDLERFGPAHEHHPLYPQRTNVELVQVVSPDEIVLRIWERGTGITLASGSCSCAAVVAAARRGLTGRRVKVNVPGGQLEIDWREDGVWMTGPTAHVFDGVWRG, encoded by the coding sequence ATGGAACACCAGCAAAACCCCGGCCAGAGCGTCCCTCTGCCCTTCATGAAGATGCACGGGCTCGGCAACGACTTCGTGGTGATCGACAGCCGCCGCTCCGGCGCGCTGCCCGATGCCGCGACCGTGGCCGCGATCGCGGACCGCCATCGCGGTGTCGGTTTCGACCAGATGGCCGTCATCCTGCCCGGCGAGAATGCCGATGCGCGGCTGGTGTTCTTCAACGCCGACGGCTCGGTCTCGGCCGCCTGCGGCAATGCCACGCGCTGCGTCGCGCGCTTCCTGATGGACGAATCGGGCGCCTCGGCCCTGCGGCTCGCCACCGACCATGCGGTGCTTGCGGCCGAGGATGCCGGGGACCGGCTGACGCGGGTCAACATGGGCGCGCCGGTGCTGGGCTGGGCCGGGATCCCGCTGGCCGAGGATGTCGATACGCTGCACCTGCCGATTCCAGGCGATCCGGTGGCGACGGGGATGGGCAATCCGCACATGACCTTCTTCGTGCCCGATGTGGCGGCGGTGGACCTGGAACGCTTCGGGCCCGCGCATGAGCATCATCCGCTTTATCCGCAGCGGACCAATGTCGAGCTGGTGCAGGTCGTCTCGCCGGACGAGATCGTGCTGCGCATCTGGGAACGCGGCACCGGCATCACCCTGGCCTCGGGGTCGTGCTCATGCGCGGCGGTGGTGGCGGCGGCGCGGCGCGGGCTGACCGGGCGGCGGGTCAAGGTCAACGTGCCGGGCGGGCAGCTGGAGATCGACTGGCGTGAGGACGGGGTCTGGATGACCGGGCCGACGGCGCATGTCTTCGACGGGGTCTGGCGCGGATGA
- a CDS encoding tyrosine-type recombinase/integrase, translated as MTQLAPHLTAFLREHLPRERRASVHTCDAYAYSFQLLVTFAARRLRKRPCLLQIEDLDVPMILAFLEHVEEARGNKARSRNARLAAVKSFFRYLEHRVPAVLDQALRVHAIPMKKVDEALVASLSRAEVQALLDAPDRRTPSGIRDRAMLHLAFAGGLRVSELVGLALDQFDGRSPASIHIIGKGRRERVLPLWQETAAAIRAWVAVRPKDGDTALFLNKAGRAMTRAGFEYILTKHAAVAAKVVPSLAAKPISPHVLRHSCAMHMLQATRDIRKVALWLGHATLQSTEIYLRADPAEKLEMIDALAPLGIKPGKFRPPDKLIAMLAAR; from the coding sequence ATGACCCAACTCGCCCCGCATCTCACCGCGTTCCTTCGCGAACACCTTCCCCGCGAACGACGCGCCAGCGTGCATACCTGCGATGCCTATGCCTATAGCTTCCAGCTGCTGGTGACGTTCGCCGCGCGACGATTGCGCAAGAGGCCTTGCCTGCTGCAGATCGAGGATCTCGACGTGCCGATGATCCTTGCCTTCCTCGAACATGTCGAGGAGGCGCGCGGCAACAAGGCCCGTTCGCGCAACGCAAGGCTGGCGGCCGTGAAGTCCTTCTTCCGCTATCTCGAGCACCGCGTCCCCGCGGTTCTCGATCAGGCCCTTCGGGTGCACGCCATTCCCATGAAGAAGGTCGACGAGGCGCTGGTCGCTTCCCTTTCGCGCGCCGAAGTTCAAGCGCTGCTCGACGCACCGGACCGGCGGACACCATCGGGCATTCGCGATCGGGCCATGCTGCATCTCGCCTTCGCCGGCGGGCTGCGCGTTTCCGAACTTGTTGGTCTCGCCCTCGACCAGTTCGACGGACGGTCGCCGGCCAGCATCCATATTATCGGGAAGGGACGGCGGGAGCGCGTGCTGCCGCTCTGGCAGGAGACCGCCGCCGCGATCCGGGCCTGGGTCGCGGTCAGACCCAAGGATGGCGACACCGCGCTCTTCCTCAACAAGGCCGGCCGGGCGATGACGCGCGCCGGCTTCGAATATATCCTGACAAAGCACGCCGCGGTTGCGGCGAAGGTCGTGCCCTCGCTTGCCGCCAAGCCAATATCGCCTCATGTTCTGCGTCATAGCTGCGCGATGCACATGCTTCAGGCCACCCGGGATATCCGCAAGGTAGCGCTGTGGCTCGGTCATGCCACTCTCCAGAGCACCGAGATCTACTTGCGCGCTGACCCGGCCGAAAAACTCGAGATGATCGACGCTTTGGCGCCGCTCGGCATCAAGCCAGGCAAATTCCGCCCGCCGGACAAATTGATCGCGATGCTCGCTGCGCGATAG
- a CDS encoding tyrosine-type recombinase/integrase, whose protein sequence is MLSQLLTDHAALHRALGFKFRTPGILLRNFVAFAEHRGERVVTTATVREWALQAPSPEQRRNRLLTVRRFAIALHAEDPRHEVPSADLFGRASHRRRTPYIYDPRDIRRLIDAAHRLGPDGSIRPITYATMFGLIAATGMRVSEALAIRLPDVIDDGLIIAQTKFKKSRLLPLHSTTRRALDGYFATRLKASSQSDALFISHQGTPPAYPTVITVFLQIIRSIGLRGAPGSQGPRLHDLRHTFAVRSRTLCARCPGGSTAYHRPEHLSGARPCDRYLLVS, encoded by the coding sequence ATGCTGAGTCAGCTCCTCACCGATCATGCAGCGCTGCACCGTGCACTGGGATTCAAGTTCCGGACCCCGGGCATCCTCCTGCGCAACTTTGTCGCCTTCGCCGAGCATCGCGGGGAGCGTGTCGTCACGACGGCGACCGTGCGCGAGTGGGCACTGCAGGCACCATCGCCCGAGCAACGACGCAACCGTCTGCTGACAGTGCGCCGCTTCGCGATCGCGCTGCATGCCGAAGATCCGCGCCACGAGGTGCCCTCGGCTGACCTCTTCGGCCGCGCCAGTCACCGGCGCCGCACACCCTATATCTACGATCCCAGGGATATCCGACGGTTGATCGATGCCGCGCATCGCCTTGGTCCCGACGGTTCGATCCGACCGATCACCTACGCCACGATGTTCGGGCTGATCGCGGCGACCGGCATGCGCGTTTCGGAGGCGCTTGCCATTCGGCTGCCGGACGTGATCGACGATGGGCTAATCATTGCCCAGACCAAGTTCAAAAAGAGCCGGTTGCTGCCGCTCCATTCAACGACCCGGCGCGCATTGGACGGATACTTCGCCACTCGCCTGAAGGCCTCGAGCCAGAGCGATGCACTCTTCATTTCGCATCAGGGAACGCCGCCCGCCTATCCGACAGTGATAACTGTCTTCCTGCAAATCATTCGATCGATCGGCTTGCGCGGCGCTCCAGGATCGCAAGGACCACGTCTCCACGATCTTCGCCACACATTCGCCGTTCGCTCTCGAACGCTGTGCGCACGATGCCCAGGCGGTAGCACGGCATATCACCGCCCTGAGCACCTATCTGGGGCACGCCCATGTGACCGATACTTACTGGTATCTTGA
- a CDS encoding tyrosine-type recombinase/integrase codes for MDANNRNHWFLDPGPLSSWIDQFAADLAAQRYTPLTIEGYTASARHFAAWLGSAGIAIDDIGDDVVRRFAEHRCRCPGGRRWLRVSPKYSRRAGRFVVFLQRKGVARPSVKVASSYPLLDDYRNWLRIHRGLSERTIARHLRHLHKLLPELGTATHDYDAALVRNVVREWRERTGPADLRTITSTLRSYLRFLAGAGLCRPNLDHAIPPVVQWRLSSLPRYLAAADLERVVASCDQLTRGRLRDRAILLLLARLGLRAGDVAGLRLSDLDWTSGMLRLSGKARRQVRLPLPQDVGDAILAYIELERPRVDQEAVFLMMVAPYRSFSQSSHVSTIVALALKRAGISDAPSTGASLLRHSAATSMLRSGATLEAVGTVLRHRSLDMTAHYAKVDIAMLEQIAQPWPGELAC; via the coding sequence ATGGATGCCAATAATCGTAATCACTGGTTCCTCGATCCGGGACCGTTGTCGTCGTGGATCGATCAGTTCGCGGCCGACCTTGCCGCTCAGAGATATACGCCGCTGACGATTGAAGGCTACACGGCCTCGGCGCGTCATTTTGCGGCTTGGCTTGGTAGCGCAGGTATCGCGATCGATGATATTGGTGACGATGTCGTTCGTCGCTTTGCCGAACATCGGTGTCGATGTCCTGGTGGGCGGCGATGGCTGCGTGTTTCACCAAAGTATTCGCGCCGCGCCGGGCGGTTCGTTGTTTTCCTGCAAAGGAAAGGTGTCGCGCGACCATCCGTGAAGGTCGCCTCGTCATATCCCCTGCTTGACGATTATCGGAACTGGTTGCGCATCCACCGGGGACTGTCGGAACGGACGATCGCCCGCCATCTTCGCCACCTGCATAAGTTGTTGCCGGAACTCGGCACGGCGACCCACGACTATGATGCCGCCCTCGTCCGCAATGTTGTCCGCGAGTGGCGCGAGCGAACCGGACCGGCGGACCTGCGGACCATAACGAGCACCTTGCGCAGCTATCTCCGTTTCCTCGCGGGTGCCGGCCTCTGTCGCCCCAACCTCGATCACGCCATCCCGCCGGTCGTGCAATGGCGCCTTTCGTCTTTGCCGCGGTATCTTGCTGCCGCCGATCTCGAACGCGTCGTTGCATCCTGCGATCAACTTACCAGGGGGCGCCTACGGGACCGTGCGATCCTGCTCCTGCTCGCACGCCTGGGGCTGCGGGCCGGGGATGTCGCTGGACTCAGACTCAGCGATCTCGATTGGACGTCTGGCATGCTGCGCTTGAGTGGCAAAGCGCGCCGGCAGGTTCGGTTGCCGCTCCCGCAGGACGTCGGCGATGCGATCCTCGCCTACATCGAGCTGGAACGGCCGCGCGTGGATCAGGAGGCGGTCTTTCTCATGATGGTCGCACCCTACCGATCATTCTCGCAGTCCAGCCACGTCTCCACGATCGTAGCACTGGCGCTGAAGCGGGCGGGCATTTCCGATGCTCCGTCGACCGGAGCCAGCCTGCTGCGCCACTCCGCGGCGACCTCGATGCTGCGCTCGGGCGCCACGCTCGAGGCTGTCGGCACGGTGCTGCGTCACCGTTCGCTCGATATGACCGCGCATTACGCCAAGGTCGACATTGCGATGCTGGAGCAGATTGCCCAGCCCTGGCCGGGAGAGCTGGCATGCTGA